A single Methanocaldococcus bathoardescens DNA region contains:
- the cooS gene encoding anaerobic carbon-monoxide dehydrogenase catalytic subunit, producing the protein MKNCIAAIPEIKEMVEKAKLKGIETPHTRFPNQFPKCPYGLKGVYCILCANGPCRITEKTPYGVCGATADVIVARNLCRAVAAGASCYVHCAENAARALLSAGKGEGSYEIRNEKKLRFLAKKLGFDTNKDAKQLAIEVAEFILEDMYKPRWEKSELVPKLCPEKRLEVFKKLDILPGGAKGEIVDALTKTSTNLNSNPMDLLVHCLRLGLHAGFTGLLMTCWLNDILFGSPKITVVENGFSSVKPNNVNIMITGHQHALIQPLCEAAMEEDLIKMAKEAGADEIKIIGATCNGQDMETRIAHLPESFVGYIANNFTTEPLVATGLIDAVVSEFNCTFHGLKFAAEKTKTKLICIDDMAYIEGAEYIPWEPENAKEKAREIIKKAIEAFKERKGIQKDYYDTKVKSVVGVGEDSLVEFLGGSVKPLIDLIASGKIKGVVGVVGCSNIASGGHDNIIVTLTKELIKRDILALAGGCVNSPLKHAGLFDPASAELAGENLKEVCKSLGIPPVLNFGACLSIARIEQVAVAIAEELGVDIPDLPVAASAPQWLEEQALADATYAIDMGFTVHVSPVPFVTGSELVTKVLTEAVEGLTGGKLIPEPNPYKAADILEKVIMEKRKKLGI; encoded by the coding sequence ATGAAAAACTGCATCGCTGCTATACCAGAGATTAAAGAGATGGTTGAAAAGGCAAAGTTAAAGGGTATAGAGACCCCACACACAAGATTTCCAAACCAATTCCCAAAGTGTCCTTATGGATTGAAAGGAGTTTACTGTATATTATGTGCTAACGGACCTTGTAGAATAACAGAAAAAACTCCTTACGGTGTTTGTGGAGCAACAGCAGATGTTATTGTAGCAAGAAATCTATGCAGAGCAGTTGCTGCTGGGGCATCATGTTATGTTCACTGTGCTGAAAACGCTGCAAGAGCTTTATTATCGGCAGGTAAAGGAGAAGGAAGCTATGAGATAAGAAATGAGAAAAAATTAAGATTCTTAGCAAAAAAATTAGGATTTGATACAAATAAAGATGCTAAGCAGTTAGCTATTGAAGTTGCTGAGTTCATATTAGAAGATATGTACAAACCAAGATGGGAGAAGAGTGAGTTAGTTCCAAAACTCTGTCCAGAAAAGAGATTGGAAGTATTTAAAAAGTTAGATATTCTTCCAGGAGGAGCTAAGGGAGAGATTGTTGATGCATTAACAAAGACTTCAACAAACTTAAACAGCAATCCAATGGACTTATTAGTTCATTGCCTTAGATTAGGATTACATGCTGGATTTACAGGGCTTTTAATGACTTGCTGGTTAAATGATATTTTATTTGGCTCACCAAAGATTACAGTGGTTGAAAATGGGTTTAGTTCAGTTAAGCCAAACAACGTAAATATTATGATAACAGGGCATCAGCACGCTTTAATCCAACCATTATGTGAGGCAGCAATGGAAGAAGACTTAATAAAAATGGCAAAGGAAGCTGGAGCTGATGAGATTAAAATTATTGGAGCTACATGTAATGGGCAAGATATGGAAACAAGAATTGCTCACTTACCAGAAAGCTTTGTTGGTTACATAGCAAACAACTTCACAACTGAGCCATTAGTTGCTACTGGATTAATTGATGCTGTAGTTTCAGAATTCAACTGTACATTCCATGGATTGAAATTCGCTGCAGAGAAAACAAAGACAAAATTAATCTGTATTGATGACATGGCTTACATTGAAGGAGCTGAATACATCCCATGGGAGCCAGAAAATGCAAAAGAAAAAGCAAGAGAGATAATTAAGAAAGCAATTGAAGCATTTAAAGAGAGAAAAGGAATTCAAAAAGATTACTATGATACAAAAGTTAAATCAGTTGTTGGAGTTGGAGAAGATTCATTAGTTGAGTTCTTAGGAGGAAGTGTAAAGCCATTAATTGACTTAATTGCTAGTGGTAAAATTAAGGGTGTTGTTGGAGTTGTTGGTTGCTCTAATATAGCAAGTGGGGGGCATGACAACATAATTGTTACATTAACAAAAGAACTCATTAAAAGAGATATCTTAGCCTTAGCAGGAGGTTGTGTAAACAGTCCATTGAAACATGCTGGATTATTTGACCCAGCAAGCGCTGAATTAGCAGGAGAGAACTTAAAAGAAGTCTGTAAGAGCTTAGGAATTCCACCTGTCTTAAACTTTGGAGCATGTCTAAGTATTGCGAGAATTGAGCAAGTTGCAGTTGCAATTGCTGAAGAGTTAGGGGTTGATATCCCTGACTTACCAGTTGCAGCTTCAGCACCACAGTGGTTAGAAGAACAGGCATTAGCAGATGCAACCTATGCAATTGATATGGGGTTCACTGTCCACGTTTCACCAGTTCCATTCGTTACTGGCAGTGAGTTAGTAACAAAGGTTTTAACTGAGGCTGTTGAGGGCTTAACAGGAGGAAAATTAATCCCAGAACCAAACCCATACAAAGCAGCTGACATATTAGAGAAAGTAATTATGGAGAAGAGGAAAAAGCTTGGAATCTAA
- the afpA gene encoding archaeoflavoprotein AfpA, producing MLKIAWGITGCGDKLPEVVEIMKKLKNKYNLDVDIYLSKSAKIVVKWYKLWEVLEDEFYDLRVEVNANAPFLVGKLQTGKYDLFLVAPATANTTAKIAYGIADTLITNSVAQAMKAKVPVYIFPPDNKKGKIETILPGNKKLTLYMRDVDVENVEKIRRMEGIEVLDKPEDIEKVILKHIEMKKQKQKEE from the coding sequence ATGCTAAAAATTGCATGGGGAATAACTGGATGTGGGGATAAACTACCAGAAGTTGTTGAAATAATGAAGAAACTAAAAAATAAATACAATTTGGATGTAGATATATATTTATCAAAAAGTGCAAAGATTGTTGTGAAGTGGTATAAACTTTGGGAAGTTTTAGAAGATGAGTTTTATGATTTAAGAGTTGAAGTTAATGCAAACGCTCCATTTTTAGTCGGGAAGTTACAAACTGGAAAGTATGATTTGTTTTTGGTAGCTCCAGCAACAGCAAACACAACTGCAAAAATAGCTTATGGAATTGCTGATACATTAATAACTAACTCAGTAGCCCAAGCAATGAAAGCAAAAGTTCCTGTTTATATTTTCCCACCAGATAACAAAAAAGGAAAAATAGAAACAATTCTGCCAGGTAATAAAAAGTTAACCTTATACATGAGAGATGTTGATGTTGAAAATGTTGAAAAAATTAGAAGAATGGAAGGAATTGAAGTTTTGGATAAACCAGAAGATATAGAGAAGGTTATTTTAAAGCATATAGAAATGAAAAAACAAAAACAAAAAGAAGAATAG
- a CDS encoding flavodoxin family protein produces MKVFGISGSPRLQGTHFAVNYALEYLKDKGAEVRYFSVSRKTINFCIHCDYCVKKKEGCIHKDDMEEVYENLIWADGVIIGTPVYQGNVTGQLKTLMDRCRAILAKNPKVLRGKVGMGIAIGGDRNGGQEIALRTIHDFYIINEMIPVGGGSFGANLGATFWSKDKGKKGIEEDEEGLRVLRKTLNRFYEVLKEKKRIKITKYHK; encoded by the coding sequence ATGAAGGTCTTTGGAATTAGCGGAAGTCCAAGATTGCAGGGAACTCATTTTGCAGTAAATTATGCCTTAGAATATTTGAAAGATAAGGGGGCAGAAGTGAGATATTTTTCAGTTAGCAGAAAAACTATCAATTTTTGCATCCATTGCGATTACTGCGTAAAGAAAAAAGAGGGATGCATACATAAAGATGACATGGAAGAGGTTTATGAAAACCTTATCTGGGCTGATGGAGTTATAATAGGAACTCCAGTTTATCAAGGAAATGTTACTGGACAGTTAAAGACATTGATGGATAGGTGTAGGGCAATATTGGCAAAAAATCCAAAAGTTTTGAGAGGAAAAGTTGGAATGGGTATTGCTATTGGTGGGGATAGAAATGGAGGGCAAGAGATTGCTCTAAGAACAATACATGATTTCTACATAATAAATGAGATGATTCCAGTTGGGGGAGGTTCTTTTGGAGCAAACTTAGGAGCTACTTTTTGGTCAAAGGATAAAGGAAAGAAAGGAATTGAAGAGGATGAAGAAGGATTGAGAGTTTTGAGAAAGACACTTAATAGGTTTTATGAGGTTTTAAAAGAAAAAAAAAGGATTAAAATAACTAAATATCATAAATAA
- a CDS encoding FprA family A-type flavoprotein translates to MAVEIKKDIFWVGVIDWEIRNFHGYITPNGSTYNSYLIKDKENVLIDTAKDYMFNELINGISNVINPKDIDYVVVNHVEKDHSGCVDKIVEISGATVITNEKGKENLSYYYDIKGWDFTVVDTGDEISIGKRTLKFIKTPMLHWPDNMLTYCKEDKILFSNDAFGQHIASSERFDYEIGDEIFEHAKEYFANILMPYKMLISDVINSVKKLDIELICPSHGIIWKEYTNEIIGKYFDWANNKMENKAVIAYDTMYNSTKKIAHAIAEGLIDSGVKVKLYRISETPMNIIMREILDAKYVLIGSPTLNRNVYPEVGKFLSYMECIRPIDKIGVAFGSYGWMECATEKIKRVFENLGFEIVDDECLTVRFVPKEENLKKCYEFGHKLADM, encoded by the coding sequence ATGGCAGTTGAAATAAAAAAAGATATCTTTTGGGTTGGTGTAATTGATTGGGAAATTAGGAATTTCCATGGCTACATAACACCAAACGGTTCAACTTACAACTCTTATCTAATAAAAGATAAAGAAAATGTCCTTATTGATACTGCAAAGGATTATATGTTCAATGAATTAATAAACGGAATCTCAAATGTAATAAATCCAAAAGATATTGATTATGTAGTAGTAAATCATGTAGAAAAAGACCACAGTGGTTGTGTTGATAAGATAGTTGAGATTAGTGGAGCAACAGTTATCACAAATGAAAAAGGAAAAGAAAACCTCTCATATTATTATGATATAAAAGGTTGGGATTTTACTGTTGTAGATACGGGAGATGAGATAAGTATTGGAAAAAGAACCTTAAAATTTATAAAAACCCCAATGCTCCACTGGCCAGATAATATGCTAACTTACTGTAAAGAAGACAAAATTTTATTCTCAAATGATGCATTTGGACAACATATAGCAAGTTCTGAAAGGTTTGATTATGAAATTGGAGATGAAATTTTTGAACATGCTAAAGAGTATTTTGCAAACATACTCATGCCTTATAAGATGCTAATTTCAGATGTTATAAATTCTGTAAAAAAGTTAGATATTGAACTCATCTGTCCATCTCATGGAATAATTTGGAAAGAATATACAAATGAAATAATAGGGAAATATTTTGATTGGGCAAATAACAAAATGGAAAATAAGGCAGTTATTGCTTACGACACCATGTATAACTCAACAAAAAAGATTGCCCACGCAATTGCTGAGGGATTAATAGATAGTGGTGTTAAAGTAAAACTATATAGAATATCAGAAACTCCAATGAATATAATTATGAGGGAAATTTTAGACGCAAAATATGTTCTAATTGGCTCACCGACTTTAAATAGAAATGTATATCCTGAAGTAGGTAAATTTTTATCGTATATGGAATGTATAAGGCCAATAGATAAAATTGGAGTTGCCTTTGGTTCTTATGGTTGGATGGAATGTGCTACTGAAAAAATTAAAAGAGTATTTGAGAATTTAGGATTTGAAATAGTTGATGATGAATGTTTAACAGTAAGATTTGTTCCAAAAGAAGAAAATCTAAAAAAATGTTATGAGTTTGGGCATAAGTTAGCAGATATGTAG
- a CDS encoding DsrE family protein, translating to MKVAFLIFSYSNKDKPNMPVMFHTLLFANEMKEKGDEVKIILEGEAVLWAKDLLSENHPLKNHFEKLKDDFVVCEACATMFNIKDEIKGKLKLENDLFGHISLKKYLDEGYRVIEL from the coding sequence ATGAAAGTTGCATTCTTAATTTTTTCATATTCTAATAAAGATAAACCTAACATGCCAGTGATGTTCCACACGTTGTTGTTTGCAAATGAGATGAAAGAGAAAGGGGATGAAGTAAAGATTATATTAGAGGGAGAGGCAGTTTTATGGGCTAAAGATTTGTTAAGCGAAAATCACCCACTAAAAAACCACTTTGAAAAATTAAAAGATGATTTTGTAGTTTGTGAAGCATGCGCAACTATGTTTAACATCAAAGATGAAATTAAAGGAAAATTAAAGTTAGAAAATGATTTATTTGGACATATAAGCTTAAAGAAATACTTAGATGAAGGCTATAGAGTAATTGAACTCTAA
- the rbr gene encoding rubrerythrin — MKETIVNLIKAYIGESLARNRYTCYAKIAKQEGYEQIAEIFLLTAENEREHAKWLYYLITELKKKYNIDENSIKVDDVEVPIVLGNTAENLKASIEGEHFEHTEMYPKFAEIAEKEGLKDIADRLRAIAVAEKHHEERFKKLLKEVENGTVFKKNEPIEWVCRKCGYVHVGEEPPEECPSCSHPKKYFEVKCEKY, encoded by the coding sequence ATGAAAGAGACCATTGTAAATTTAATAAAAGCATATATTGGGGAGAGTTTAGCAAGAAACAGATATACATGCTATGCAAAAATTGCAAAGCAAGAAGGGTATGAGCAGATAGCAGAGATATTCTTATTAACTGCTGAAAATGAGAGAGAACATGCTAAATGGCTTTATTATTTAATAACTGAACTAAAAAAGAAATACAATATTGATGAGAATTCAATAAAAGTTGATGATGTGGAAGTTCCAATTGTTTTAGGAAATACTGCTGAAAATTTAAAGGCATCAATTGAAGGAGAGCATTTTGAACACACAGAGATGTATCCAAAGTTTGCTGAAATTGCAGAGAAAGAAGGGCTTAAAGATATTGCAGATAGATTAAGGGCTATAGCAGTTGCTGAGAAACATCATGAAGAGAGATTTAAAAAACTGTTGAAGGAAGTTGAAAATGGTACTGTATTTAAGAAAAATGAGCCTATAGAATGGGTTTGTAGAAAATGTGGATATGTTCATGTAGGGGAGGAGCCTCCAGAAGAATGTCCATCTTGTAGCCACCCAAAGAAATACTTTGAAGTTAAATGTGAAAAATACTAA
- a CDS encoding rubredoxin, protein MVELKIACKLDGTCEKPKYRKYKCRVCGWVYDPLKGDPSQNIPPKTPFEKLPDDWVCPICRGRVGKESFEPLDEWVVFNE, encoded by the coding sequence ATGGTAGAGCTTAAAATAGCATGCAAATTAGATGGAACCTGTGAAAAACCAAAATATAGAAAATATAAGTGTAGAGTTTGTGGATGGGTGTATGACCCATTAAAAGGAGACCCAAGTCAAAACATTCCGCCAAAAACCCCATTTGAAAAACTTCCAGATGACTGGGTTTGTCCAATTTGTAGGGGGAGGGTTGGAAAAGAATCTTTTGAACCATTAGATGAATGGGTAGTATTTAATGAATAA
- a CDS encoding peroxiredoxin, which yields MCEGKMPVIGEKFPEVEVKTTHGTIKLPDYYIEKGKWFVLFSHPADFTPVCTTEFVGFQKRYDEFRKLNTELIGLSIDQVFSHLKWIEWIKEKLDVEIEFPVIADDRGELAEKLGMISPYKGNNTVRAVFVVDNKGIIRAIIYYPQEVGRNLDEIVRLVKALQVSDEKGVAIPANWPENDIIGDKAIIPPASSVDEIKQRKEACEKGEIECLDWWFCYKKL from the coding sequence ATGTGTGAAGGAAAAATGCCAGTTATTGGAGAGAAATTTCCAGAAGTAGAAGTTAAAACAACTCATGGGACTATTAAATTACCAGATTATTATATAGAGAAAGGAAAGTGGTTTGTCTTATTTAGTCATCCTGCTGACTTCACCCCAGTTTGTACAACAGAGTTTGTAGGATTCCAAAAGAGATACGATGAGTTTAGAAAACTAAACACTGAATTAATTGGATTAAGTATAGACCAAGTTTTCAGCCACTTAAAGTGGATTGAATGGATAAAAGAAAAATTAGATGTGGAAATTGAATTCCCTGTTATAGCAGATGATAGAGGAGAATTAGCAGAAAAATTAGGAATGATAAGTCCATACAAAGGAAATAACACAGTTAGAGCTGTGTTTGTTGTAGATAATAAAGGGATAATTAGGGCTATCATCTACTATCCACAAGAAGTTGGTAGAAACTTGGATGAAATCGTAAGATTGGTTAAAGCCCTCCAAGTTTCAGATGAAAAAGGAGTAGCTATTCCAGCAAACTGGCCAGAGAATGATATAATTGGAGATAAAGCTATAATTCCTCCAGCATCATCAGTAGATGAGATAAAGCAGAGAAAAGAGGCATGTGAAAAAGGAGAAATTGAGTGCTTAGATTGGTGGTTCTGCTACAAAAAGTTATAA
- a CDS encoding rubredoxin-like domain-containing protein, whose translation MTWWKCSNCGYVFEAEKPPEKCPNCGEICTFYDVTCYTPECGCQGYDPKLVARRPNEESRF comes from the coding sequence ATGACATGGTGGAAATGTTCAAACTGTGGTTATGTCTTTGAAGCAGAAAAACCTCCTGAGAAATGTCCAAACTGTGGGGAGATTTGCACCTTCTATGATGTAACTTGCTACACACCAGAATGTGGATGCCAAGGTTATGACCCAAAATTAGTTGCGAGAAGACCAAACGAGGAGAGTAGATTCTAA